From the genome of Streptomyces sp. NBC_00659, one region includes:
- a CDS encoding DUF6197 family protein has protein sequence MQSPTRTLAADQAAASGPAGIAPLVAAQPAPERQPGDGLEARLAAVKTEMDARLAQAAVAYEVNTAHIETTPVDWSRIGAPSAPTAPLPTPPVPSAPPGLAPHATPVAGLLHRASLRLRTDGWCAGALTDDDGRLCSLGAILRESGGDRHVEAQAMAVLLEAIRRQFGPHVESVPSFNDAWGNGREPTRMLEQAAILADARGL, from the coding sequence ATGCAGTCCCCCACGCGCACCCTCGCAGCCGACCAAGCCGCCGCATCCGGGCCCGCCGGCATCGCCCCGCTCGTCGCCGCACAGCCCGCGCCCGAGCGGCAGCCCGGCGACGGTCTGGAGGCCCGCCTGGCCGCGGTCAAAACGGAGATGGACGCCCGTCTCGCACAGGCGGCCGTCGCCTACGAGGTCAACACCGCGCACATCGAGACGACCCCGGTCGACTGGTCCCGGATCGGAGCCCCATCGGCTCCCACCGCTCCCCTCCCGACCCCTCCCGTCCCCAGCGCTCCCCCGGGCCTCGCCCCGCACGCCACCCCCGTCGCGGGCCTCCTGCACCGCGCTTCGCTGCGGCTGCGGACGGACGGCTGGTGCGCGGGAGCTCTGACCGACGACGACGGCCGCCTGTGTTCGCTGGGCGCGATCCTCAGGGAGTCGGGCGGTGACCGCCATGTCGAGGCACAGGCCATGGCCGTGCTGCTGGAGGCGATCCGCAGACAGTTCGGCCCGCACGTGGAGTCCGTACCGTCCTTCAACGACGCCTGGGGCAACGGCCGCGAGCCGACCCGCATGCTGGAGCAGGCCGCGATCCTGGCCGACGCGCGCGGCCTCTGA